The Manihot esculenta cultivar AM560-2 chromosome 11, M.esculenta_v8, whole genome shotgun sequence genome includes a region encoding these proteins:
- the LOC110625453 gene encoding 50S ribosomal protein L12-3, chloroplastic, with the protein MATSLSSTTTLTLSSPSPYLTPSPTKHFLVEFPLRSNFSTLTHRSTHLRPISAVSAPEKIEKLGAEISSLTLEEARTLVDYLQDKLGVSAAAFAPAAAVVAAPGAGGDTGAAAVEEKTEFDVVIEEVPANARIAVIKAVRALTSLALKEAKDLIEGLPKKFKEGASKDEAEDAKKQLEAAGAKVNIV; encoded by the coding sequence ATGGCGACATCTCTCTCTTCCACAACAACACTCACTCTCTCCTCCCCTTCCCCTTATCTTACACCTTCCCCTACCAAGCATTTCCTTGTTGAATTCCCTCTCCGTTCCAACTTCTCCACCCTTACCCATCGCTCCACCCACCTCCGACCTATTTCCGCCGTTTCAGCTCCcgagaaaattgaaaaattgggTGCTGAAATCTCTTCCTTGACTCTGGAGGAAGCCCGCACCCTCGTCGACTACCTACAGGATAAGCTTGGAGTTTCTGCTGCCGCCTTTGCACCCGCTGCAGCCGTAGTTGCCGCTCCAGGAGCAGGTGGGGATACTGGAGCAGCAGCAGTGGAGGAAAAAACGGAGTTCGATGTTGTGATTGAGGAGGTGCCAGCTAATGCGAGAATTGCAGTGATTAAAGCGGTTAGGGCATTGACGAGCTTGGCTTTGAAAGAGGCTAAGGACCTGATTGAGGGTTTGCCTAAGAAGTTTAAAGAGGGAGCTTCGAAGGACGAGGCAGAGGACGCTAAGAAGCAGCTGGAAGCAGCTGGAGCAAAGGTTAACATTGTCTGA